The Tripterygium wilfordii isolate XIE 37 chromosome 4, ASM1340144v1, whole genome shotgun sequence genome has a window encoding:
- the LOC119997302 gene encoding uncharacterized protein LOC119997302 — protein sequence MPIPPSGSLVLDQVKELDVVLGKKPPSLGRKRKQPTESGSTSKPSVQYWRKKNIFFNLPYWEKNIIHHNLDVMHIEKNVCDNVLGTLLNDPMKTKDHLKARKDLRDLNIRPELWPQLRGSSRTYLPPACFTLSNEEKVLVCKLLKNVKVPDGFASNISRCVDIKHQKISGLKSHDCHIIMEQLLPLAIRVVLPYRVSCVIIEFSCFFKELCSKVLQVDELETLQNRIVHMLCQMERIFPPSFFTVMVHLVIHLADEAKKGGPVHHWWMYPIERYLGHLKSYVRNRARAHPKGSIAEGYIADECLTFCSRYLDGVETRFNRPRRVHDNNDLESPQGSSWFPTLGQPNGGSKSEILDEISRIQAHRYILFNCEEVDKFQKQLKWQEQKGASKLQF from the exons ATGCCTATTCCACCATCAGGTTCATTAGTTTTAGATCAAGTGAAGGAACTAGATGTTGTTTTAGGGAAGAAACCACCTAGTTTAGGTCGAAAAAGAAAGCAACCTACCGAAAGTGGATCGACAAGTAAACCTTCTGTTCAAtattggaggaaaaaaaacatttttttcaaCCTCCCGTATTGGGAAAAAAACATTATTCATCACAATTTAGATGTGATGCATATAGAGAAGAATGTGTGTGATAATGTACTAGGTACACTATTGAATGATCCAATGAAAACAAAAGATCATTTGAAAGCACGCAAGGATTTGAGGGATTTAAATATAAGGCCTGAACTTTGGCCACAACTGCGTGGGTCAAGTAGAACATATTTACCCCCGGCTTGTTTCACATTGTCGAATGAGGAAAAAGTTTTAGTTTGTAAACTTTTAAAGAATGTAAAAGTACCTGATGGTTTTGCTTCAAACATCTCTCGGTGTGTTGACATCAAACACCAAAAGATTTCAGGTCTTAAAAGTCATGATTGTCACATTATTATGGAGCAACTACTACCCTTAGCCATACGAGTAGTATTACCATACAGAGTCAGTTGTGTTATCATtgaattttcttgtttttttaaagaattATGTTCTAAAGTACTTCAGGTGGATGAGCTTGAAACTTTGCAAAATCGAATAGTACACATGCTTTGTCAAATGGAGAGAATATTTCCTCCATCTTTTTTTACTGTCATGGTGCATTTAGTGATTCATTTAGCGGATGAAGCAAAAAAGGGTGGGCCTGTACACCATTGGTGGATGTACCCCATAGAAAG GTATCTTGGCCACTTAAAGTCTTATGTACGTAATAGAGCTCGAGCTCATCCCAAGGGCTCTATAGCAGAAGGCTATATTGCCGATGAATGTCTAACATTTTGTTCTAGGTATCTAGATGGTGTAGAAACAAGATTTAATAGACCAAGACGAGTGCACGATAATAATGATTTAGAATCACCTCAAGGATCTTCATGGTTCCCTACATTAGGACAACCAAATGGTGGTTCAAAATCTGAAATTTTAGATGAGATCTCTAGGATTCAAGCACATCGATACATTCTATTCAATTGTGAAGAGGTCGACAAGTTTCAGAA GCAATTGAAATGGCAAGAACAAAAAGGAGCCTCCAAGTTACAATTTTAA